The proteins below are encoded in one region of Bifidobacterium dentium JCM 1195 = DSM 20436:
- a CDS encoding polysaccharide biosynthesis tyrosine autokinase, producing the protein MENPVISAENTNAQQVVVPQGASEETDNGITLMGLLTIIRKHIVTAIIAFVVVVAGVSIYTFLAPPKYTATAQTMATYNASQEGADISQQSTGGSYISNQITSYPTLATTEKVLKPVINELGLDETVAELAGQLTVTNPTNTAFVNISAVDGDPKQAADIANAVAESLQDVIQNDLYSTSDKSPVKMSIVQKAQTPTSKSSPKTALYLAVGVVLGIIVGVFAALIKDLLNTKVEDASDVRGVVGSSALGSVPQDESLTEKRPVIVSQPNGAIAEEFRRIHTNIEFLQTDKTSGVGQLIVITSTSPSEGKTTTAINTAAALAEDGAKVLLIDADLRHPSVAHHLGLEGTAGLAHVLSGQMTPKDVVQNYWKQSLHILPAGKRPANAGVLLGSETMKLMVEQALTQYDYVVIDTAPLSVSNDGAVFGRWAKGLVLVTGRGVCEKKELQEVADTLHTAEVPVLGFIFNFADPKKVHSHSNYYYYYEDGAPRSTHKGKRH; encoded by the coding sequence ATGGAGAATCCAGTGATTTCTGCAGAGAACACTAACGCTCAGCAGGTTGTCGTGCCGCAAGGGGCATCTGAAGAGACGGATAACGGCATCACCCTTATGGGTCTGCTGACAATCATTCGTAAGCATATCGTCACTGCGATTATCGCATTCGTGGTGGTAGTCGCTGGTGTGAGCATCTACACCTTCCTGGCTCCGCCGAAATACACGGCGACGGCTCAGACCATGGCTACCTATAACGCCTCGCAGGAAGGCGCCGACATCAGCCAACAGAGCACCGGCGGCAGCTATATTTCCAATCAGATCACTTCATATCCGACGCTGGCCACCACCGAAAAGGTGCTCAAGCCCGTTATCAACGAGCTCGGTCTTGATGAGACCGTTGCGGAACTGGCCGGTCAACTGACCGTCACCAACCCCACCAATACGGCGTTCGTAAATATCTCAGCAGTGGACGGCGATCCGAAGCAGGCCGCCGACATCGCCAACGCGGTGGCCGAATCCCTGCAGGACGTCATCCAGAACGATTTGTACTCCACCTCCGACAAGTCGCCGGTGAAGATGTCCATCGTGCAGAAGGCCCAGACGCCGACCTCGAAGAGTTCGCCGAAGACCGCGCTGTATCTTGCCGTCGGTGTGGTTTTGGGCATTATCGTGGGTGTATTCGCCGCACTGATCAAGGATTTGCTGAACACCAAGGTCGAGGATGCTTCCGACGTGCGTGGCGTGGTTGGTTCGTCCGCATTGGGCTCCGTGCCGCAGGATGAATCTCTTACCGAAAAGCGTCCGGTCATCGTATCGCAGCCGAACGGTGCCATTGCCGAGGAATTCCGCCGCATCCACACGAATATCGAATTCCTGCAGACCGACAAGACCAGTGGCGTCGGGCAACTGATCGTCATCACCTCCACGTCGCCGTCCGAAGGCAAGACCACCACTGCCATCAACACTGCGGCCGCTCTGGCCGAAGATGGCGCGAAGGTGCTGCTCATCGACGCCGATCTACGTCACCCATCCGTGGCCCATCATCTTGGACTCGAAGGCACTGCCGGACTGGCGCACGTGCTTTCCGGCCAGATGACCCCGAAGGATGTGGTGCAGAACTATTGGAAGCAGAGCTTGCACATTCTGCCTGCGGGTAAGCGCCCGGCCAATGCTGGTGTGTTGCTGGGTTCCGAAACCATGAAGCTTATGGTGGAGCAGGCACTCACCCAGTATGACTATGTGGTTATCGATACCGCCCCGCTGAGCGTATCCAACGATGGTGCCGTATTCGGTCGTTGGGCCAAAGGCTTGGTGCTCGTCACCGGTCGTGGTGTGTGCGAGAAGAAGGAGTTGCAGGAGGTCGCCGATACGCTTCATACTGCTGAAGTGCCGGTGCTCGGCTTCATCTTCAACTTCGCCGACCCGAAGAAGGTCCACTCGCATTCGAATTATTACTACTATTACGAAGACGGGGCGCCTCGCAGTACCCATAAGGGCAAGAGGCACTGA
- the rfbB gene encoding dTDP-glucose 4,6-dehydratase: MTEETFTPRNIIVTGGCGFIGSNFVHYVVNNHPDVHVTVLDKLTYAGNPENIAGLPEDRVELVVGDICDADLLDRIVPGHDAIVHYAAESHNDNSIADPEPFLHTNVEGTFRLLEAVRKYGIRYHHVSTDEVYGDLALDDPAKFTESTPYHPSSPYSSTKAASDLLVRAWTRTYGLRTTISNCSNNYGPYQHVEKFIPRQITNILEGIRPKLYGKGENVRDWIHTEDHSSGVWTILTKGRIGETYLIGANGEKNNITVLRMILKMMGQSEDAFDWVKDRPGHDRRYAIDSTKLQTELGWTPTHTDFESGLKQTIDWYTENRQWWEKTKAATEARYKAQGQ, translated from the coding sequence ATGACAGAAGAGACCTTTACCCCTAGGAACATCATCGTGACCGGTGGCTGCGGCTTCATCGGATCGAACTTCGTACATTACGTGGTCAATAATCATCCGGATGTGCATGTCACCGTATTGGACAAGCTGACGTATGCAGGCAATCCTGAGAACATCGCCGGACTTCCGGAAGACCGCGTGGAGCTGGTCGTAGGAGATATCTGCGATGCGGATCTGCTGGATCGCATCGTGCCGGGGCACGACGCAATCGTGCATTATGCGGCGGAATCGCACAACGACAACTCCATCGCCGATCCCGAGCCGTTCCTGCACACCAATGTGGAGGGCACGTTCCGTCTGCTCGAAGCAGTACGTAAGTATGGCATCCGCTACCATCACGTGAGCACCGACGAGGTGTACGGCGATCTGGCGCTGGATGATCCGGCGAAGTTCACCGAGTCCACCCCATACCATCCGAGTTCGCCGTATTCGTCGACGAAGGCGGCATCCGACCTGCTGGTGCGTGCATGGACTCGCACGTACGGACTGCGCACGACCATTTCGAACTGCTCGAACAACTATGGTCCATACCAGCATGTTGAGAAGTTCATTCCGCGTCAGATTACGAACATTTTGGAAGGCATTCGCCCGAAGCTGTACGGCAAGGGTGAGAACGTGCGCGACTGGATCCACACCGAAGACCATTCCTCCGGCGTGTGGACGATTCTGACCAAGGGCCGTATTGGCGAAACGTATCTGATCGGTGCGAACGGCGAAAAGAACAACATCACCGTGTTGCGCATGATCCTGAAGATGATGGGGCAGAGTGAGGATGCGTTCGATTGGGTGAAGGACCGCCCGGGCCACGACCGTCGTTATGCGATCGATTCGACGAAGCTGCAGACGGAGTTGGGTTGGACCCCGACCCACACGGATTTTGAATCGGGACTCAAACAGACGATCGATTGGTACACCGAAAACCGCCAGTGGTGGGAGAAGACCAAGGCCGCGACCGAAGCGCGCTACAAGGCCCAAGGTCAGTGA
- a CDS encoding sugar nucleotide-binding protein, with the protein MDFEKELKVTETNIPGLLVFDLPVHGDNRGWFKENWQRAKMLELGLPDFGPVQNNISFNAKKGVTRGIHAEPWDKYISIATGEIFGAWVDLRPGESFGQVYTTRLDPSKAIYVPRGVGNSFQALEDGTAYTYLVNAHWSLEQKKTYTFVNLADPELNIPWPIPLEESERSEADLHHPMLKDAKPMAPRRTMVTGCNGQLGHAIRDYVETHGLQGFEFNDIDTFDFSDPTQYDQFDWSLYGTIINAGAYTAVDKAETDEGRPIAWKANAQGPALLAGIAKEHNITLVHVSSDYVFDGVEKEHSETEAFAPLGVYGQTKAAGDIAVANVPRHYIVRSSWVIGEGHNFVKTMMMLSDRVADPNDQLNEVTVVDDQYGRLTFTTDMAEAIFHLLDTNAEYGTYNLTGSGAVKSWADIAKAVFDETNGNGDKVKPISTDQYFANAKNPVSPRPTNSALNLAKIERTGLNVPDWEESLKAYVTKELKN; encoded by the coding sequence ATGGATTTTGAGAAGGAACTGAAGGTCACGGAGACGAACATTCCGGGCCTGCTGGTGTTTGATCTGCCTGTGCATGGAGACAATCGCGGTTGGTTCAAGGAGAACTGGCAGCGAGCGAAGATGCTGGAACTGGGCCTGCCGGATTTCGGACCGGTGCAGAACAACATTAGCTTCAACGCGAAGAAGGGCGTGACGCGAGGCATCCACGCCGAACCGTGGGACAAGTACATCTCCATCGCGACGGGCGAGATCTTCGGTGCGTGGGTGGACCTACGCCCAGGCGAAAGCTTCGGTCAGGTGTATACGACCCGATTGGATCCGTCGAAGGCGATCTACGTGCCGCGTGGCGTAGGCAACAGCTTTCAGGCCCTTGAAGACGGCACCGCGTATACGTATCTGGTGAACGCGCACTGGAGCCTGGAACAGAAGAAGACCTACACTTTCGTGAACCTCGCCGACCCGGAACTGAACATTCCGTGGCCGATCCCACTTGAGGAATCCGAACGAAGCGAAGCCGACCTGCATCATCCAATGCTTAAGGACGCCAAGCCCATGGCGCCGCGTCGCACGATGGTGACCGGTTGCAACGGCCAGCTCGGCCACGCAATCCGCGACTACGTGGAGACCCACGGTCTGCAAGGCTTTGAATTCAACGACATCGACACGTTCGACTTCTCCGACCCGACCCAATACGACCAGTTCGATTGGAGCCTGTACGGTACGATCATCAATGCCGGTGCCTACACGGCCGTGGACAAGGCCGAAACCGACGAAGGCCGACCCATCGCATGGAAGGCGAACGCGCAAGGACCGGCCCTGCTGGCCGGAATCGCCAAGGAACACAACATCACGCTCGTGCACGTAAGCTCGGACTACGTGTTCGACGGCGTCGAGAAGGAGCACAGCGAGACCGAGGCGTTCGCGCCGTTGGGTGTGTACGGGCAGACCAAGGCCGCCGGCGACATCGCCGTGGCGAACGTGCCTCGCCACTATATCGTACGCAGCTCGTGGGTGATCGGTGAAGGCCATAACTTCGTGAAGACCATGATGATGCTCTCCGATCGCGTGGCCGACCCGAACGACCAGCTCAATGAGGTGACCGTGGTGGACGATCAGTACGGCCGGCTCACCTTCACCACAGATATGGCCGAGGCGATTTTCCACCTGCTGGATACGAACGCCGAATATGGCACGTATAACCTGACCGGTTCCGGTGCGGTGAAGTCCTGGGCGGACATTGCCAAGGCGGTGTTCGATGAAACGAATGGCAACGGCGACAAGGTCAAGCCGATTTCGACCGACCAGTATTTCGCGAATGCGAAGAACCCGGTCAGTCCGCGCCCGACCAATTCGGCGCTGAACCTCGCGAAGATTGAACGGACCGGTCTGAACGTGCCGGATTGGGAAGAATCCCTGAAGGCATATGTCACCAAGGAACTGAAGAACTGA
- a CDS encoding FIVAR domain-containing protein: MGNDEHDSKPVEGALASRSRDIVDTFWDIPPLSFSESEFATEEPLSESGRVISSMGKAELDAETENAAPVTTVTAPAVETPVVTTKVTDVAETMPLADSSIPLAFDVPSSDNAADAAAKTAGSIEDISNDPEHDPLKLVPILPKQPSNAKKIIIGVIAAIITVAVIIGLILTWHNRQTSQERRAAVTTCERAKNKYDSANTSMAAALKKATALQSTTANQVMDAQTLTKLNDAIIKAQNVKTIGGCEASQSDSVLRQHARSMSKQISGIKETTKALTSATTAVADSKAAKTKQDAIDQARKNLQDAIDAAQKLLDGSLYKVADNSTRVALENAIDTAQALIDGNSTDTKAMQDAVSGITSASDSVNASIDAQNQANTNTNGNTNTYRRGATTTVPEPSASTESESPSQSATETPKDDGSSSTTPVDPSPSPTTPSSSGTSNDTSESDTSD, from the coding sequence ATGGGTAACGACGAGCATGACTCCAAGCCTGTTGAAGGTGCGTTGGCCAGCCGCTCCCGTGATATCGTCGATACGTTCTGGGATATTCCGCCGCTGAGCTTCTCCGAGTCGGAATTCGCCACTGAGGAGCCGCTTTCCGAGAGTGGACGGGTCATCTCTTCCATGGGCAAAGCCGAACTTGACGCGGAGACCGAGAACGCCGCACCTGTGACGACCGTCACGGCACCTGCCGTCGAAACTCCGGTTGTGACTACCAAGGTCACGGATGTCGCTGAAACCATGCCGTTGGCGGATTCATCCATTCCGCTGGCGTTCGATGTGCCGTCCTCCGACAACGCTGCAGATGCCGCAGCCAAGACGGCTGGCTCCATCGAAGACATTTCCAACGACCCTGAACATGATCCGCTGAAACTCGTTCCAATCCTGCCTAAACAGCCATCGAATGCCAAAAAGATCATCATAGGAGTAATTGCGGCGATCATTACGGTGGCGGTGATTATCGGTCTGATTCTGACATGGCATAATCGTCAGACCTCACAGGAACGTCGCGCTGCCGTCACGACATGCGAACGAGCCAAAAACAAGTACGATTCCGCCAATACAAGTATGGCCGCTGCACTGAAGAAGGCGACCGCATTGCAGAGCACCACCGCCAATCAAGTGATGGACGCGCAGACGTTGACGAAGCTCAACGATGCGATCATTAAAGCGCAAAACGTGAAGACCATAGGCGGATGCGAAGCATCACAGTCCGATTCAGTGCTACGTCAGCATGCCCGCTCAATGAGCAAACAGATCAGTGGCATCAAGGAGACCACCAAAGCGCTGACTTCGGCGACCACGGCCGTGGCTGACAGCAAGGCGGCCAAAACGAAGCAGGACGCCATCGATCAAGCACGTAAGAATCTGCAGGACGCCATCGATGCCGCGCAGAAGCTACTGGATGGCAGCCTGTACAAGGTGGCCGACAATTCCACACGCGTGGCGCTGGAAAACGCCATCGACACCGCACAGGCGCTGATTGACGGCAACAGCACGGACACTAAGGCCATGCAGGACGCCGTCAGCGGCATAACCTCCGCTTCCGACAGTGTGAACGCCTCCATTGACGCGCAAAACCAGGCCAACACCAATACGAACGGCAACACGAACACCTACAGACGTGGCGCCACCACAACCGTACCTGAACCGTCGGCCTCCACCGAATCCGAATCGCCTTCGCAAAGTGCCACCGAAACACCGAAGGATGACGGTAGTTCGTCGACGACTCCTGTGGATCCGTCTCCAAGCCCCACCACACCATCGAGCTCAGGTACGTCCAACGACACCTCTGAATCCGACACTTCGGATTAA
- a CDS encoding glycosyltransferase family 2 protein, whose product MSSVAIMLATYNGAKYLEEQIESIVSQTFEDWTLYIRDDNSIDATASIIKRYTEKYPDRIVNIDDKKLRGGSSKANFASIQKWVTIHNPHRYYMFSDQDDYWKPEKIELTLATMQKTEAIFDGPILVHTDLEVVDENLKTLGDSFFAYRALNPDVTDLPHLLVQNNVTGCTMCWNSKLNELLDLADPAVAMHDWWITLVAATLGKIVHVSETTIKYRQHGDNVVGATKVNTLGFILKRLSGSAHVRQTLKMAHSQAAAFRRKYQEALSQVQIKTLDKFIALPSMHKVSRVSRVIEGRFLKQGIIQIIGELIYV is encoded by the coding sequence ATGTCTAGCGTTGCCATAATGTTGGCTACTTACAATGGTGCCAAATATCTCGAAGAACAAATCGAATCGATTGTTTCTCAAACATTCGAAGACTGGACCCTCTATATTCGAGATGACAATTCAATCGATGCTACAGCAAGCATCATTAAACGTTATACAGAAAAGTACCCAGATAGAATCGTCAATATCGATGATAAAAAATTAAGAGGAGGTAGCTCAAAAGCAAATTTTGCTTCGATTCAAAAATGGGTCACCATACACAATCCTCATCGCTACTATATGTTTTCCGACCAAGATGACTACTGGAAGCCCGAGAAAATAGAGCTTACTCTCGCAACAATGCAAAAGACGGAAGCGATTTTTGACGGACCAATTCTAGTTCATACAGATCTAGAGGTTGTAGATGAAAATCTAAAGACTCTTGGCGACTCTTTTTTTGCCTATAGAGCATTGAACCCTGATGTCACAGATTTACCACATCTCCTCGTACAAAATAACGTTACTGGATGTACGATGTGTTGGAATTCCAAGCTCAATGAGTTGCTTGATCTTGCTGATCCTGCGGTCGCGATGCACGATTGGTGGATTACTCTTGTCGCAGCTACTCTAGGAAAAATCGTCCACGTCTCAGAAACAACGATTAAGTATCGTCAGCACGGAGACAATGTTGTAGGCGCCACCAAAGTCAATACCCTAGGTTTTATTTTGAAGAGACTTTCCGGCAGTGCTCACGTACGACAAACCCTGAAAATGGCGCATTCCCAAGCCGCTGCTTTTAGAAGAAAATACCAAGAAGCACTCTCACAAGTTCAAATTAAAACCTTGGATAAATTCATCGCTTTACCTTCGATGCATAAGGTATCTCGCGTCAGCAGGGTAATTGAAGGAAGATTCCTCAAACAGGGAATAATCCAAATAATCGGCGAGCTGATATATGTCTAG
- the rfbA gene encoding glucose-1-phosphate thymidylyltransferase RfbA — protein MKGIILAGGSGTRLYPLTTVTSKQLLPVYDKPMIYYPLSVLMMAGIRDILIISTPKDLPNFEKLLGDGSHYGVNFSYKVQPSPDGLAQAFLLGEEFIDGEPCALVLGDNIFYGNGLGATLRGAVRKAESGEGASVFGYYVDDPERYGVVEFDENKKAISIEEKPARPKSHYAVTGLYFYDERVVDFAKQVKPSPRGELEITDLNRMYLDAGALNVRTLGRGYAWLDTGTMDSLFEAGEFVRTVQHAQGLPIAIVEEIAYENGWISRGQLVESAERYGKSPYGQHLQGIADGEIMLVPNTDKR, from the coding sequence ATGAAGGGCATCATTCTGGCGGGCGGATCCGGAACCCGTCTATACCCGTTGACCACGGTCACGTCGAAGCAGTTGCTGCCGGTGTATGACAAGCCGATGATCTACTACCCGCTCAGCGTGCTGATGATGGCCGGGATCCGTGACATCCTGATTATCTCCACGCCGAAGGATCTGCCGAACTTCGAAAAGCTGCTGGGCGACGGTTCGCATTATGGCGTGAACTTTTCCTACAAGGTGCAACCCAGCCCGGATGGCCTGGCGCAGGCATTCCTGCTGGGTGAAGAGTTCATCGACGGAGAACCGTGCGCGCTGGTACTGGGAGACAACATCTTCTACGGCAACGGTTTGGGCGCCACGCTGCGCGGTGCGGTACGCAAGGCGGAGTCCGGCGAGGGCGCAAGTGTATTCGGCTATTATGTGGACGATCCGGAACGTTACGGCGTAGTTGAGTTTGACGAGAACAAGAAGGCCATCTCGATCGAAGAGAAGCCGGCCAGGCCGAAATCGCATTACGCGGTGACGGGCCTGTACTTCTACGACGAACGTGTGGTCGATTTCGCCAAGCAGGTCAAGCCGAGTCCGCGTGGCGAACTGGAGATTACAGACCTCAACCGCATGTATCTCGATGCGGGCGCGTTGAACGTGCGTACGCTGGGCCGCGGGTATGCGTGGCTGGATACGGGCACGATGGATTCGCTGTTCGAGGCGGGTGAGTTCGTGCGTACCGTGCAGCATGCGCAGGGCCTGCCAATCGCCATTGTCGAGGAGATTGCCTACGAGAACGGGTGGATTAGTCGTGGGCAGCTTGTGGAATCTGCCGAACGGTACGGTAAAAGCCCGTACGGCCAGCACTTGCAGGGTATTGCCGACGGTGAGATCATGCTCGTGCCCAACACCGACAAGCGGTGA
- a CDS encoding SDR family NAD(P)-dependent oxidoreductase has translation MIKQVGKAALRLSRACSAFVQTLKAGGVNTIALNQIQNHDALSGKRIVITGGGSGIGFAIAKQCVESGATVLITGRNEKKLKTAAAKLDEKRMRYLVWDIADSSQADAKVAQCVDLLDGHVDAVINNAGMQPHEFFPNVSVDEWNRIYETNSRGTFFVSQAFCKHWMEHPSHSYRHLVNISSQGGFVGAIYPYRMSKWDIRGLTVGLGLQMAPYGVLVNGVAPGVVKTAMQGFAMKQGDNGYCNQNPLGRVALPEEIAQFVVFMLSGACNFMVGQTVVLDGGYSLKN, from the coding sequence ATGATCAAACAAGTCGGTAAAGCCGCCCTACGATTGTCACGCGCCTGCTCTGCGTTTGTCCAAACGCTTAAAGCAGGCGGAGTCAACACCATCGCGCTCAATCAAATCCAAAATCATGATGCCTTATCGGGAAAACGCATTGTCATCACCGGAGGAGGATCAGGCATCGGATTCGCCATTGCGAAGCAGTGCGTCGAATCAGGTGCGACAGTTCTCATCACAGGCCGGAACGAGAAGAAACTCAAGACGGCCGCAGCGAAGTTGGATGAAAAACGGATGCGCTATCTCGTATGGGACATAGCCGACTCCTCACAAGCCGACGCCAAAGTCGCGCAGTGCGTCGATCTGCTCGATGGACATGTTGACGCAGTCATCAATAATGCCGGCATGCAACCGCATGAGTTCTTTCCGAACGTAAGTGTCGATGAATGGAATCGGATATACGAGACCAACAGCCGCGGTACGTTCTTCGTCTCTCAGGCTTTTTGCAAACATTGGATGGAACACCCTTCACATTCCTACCGTCATCTCGTCAATATCTCTTCACAGGGAGGATTCGTCGGCGCCATCTACCCTTATCGCATGTCCAAATGGGACATACGCGGCCTGACGGTAGGACTCGGTCTTCAGATGGCCCCTTATGGCGTGCTTGTGAATGGCGTTGCGCCAGGCGTGGTGAAAACCGCAATGCAAGGCTTTGCCATGAAGCAGGGCGATAACGGCTACTGTAATCAGAACCCGCTCGGGCGGGTGGCGCTTCCCGAAGAGATTGCGCAATTCGTTGTATTCATGTTGAGCGGCGCCTGCAATTTTATGGTGGGGCAAACCGTTGTGCTTGACGGCGGCTATTCGCTGAAAAACTGA
- a CDS encoding polysaccharide pyruvyl transferase family protein produces MNKNVIRIVLCGLSFSSPNLGCSALAYAFRELLLEMFEGSGTQLKLAVLSNVDCADYVAVKKSWVTEEVIRYSFKNLASMKLARQKIAHSDVVIDFTEGDSFSDIYGLKRFALTSFFKVVAIRKTGCLVLGPQTYGPFNSGLVKRIARWLIVSADRVYARDKKSARLVKDMTGTDVITTTDVAFALPKDQMQLKDHGPRFGLNVSGLLWTGGYTESNQFGLTVNYREYIKQIIPEITKRGYTVHLIPHVVGSLYPECDSPICKELSEQYEHCILAPDFKSPMQAKGYISNMDVFSGARMHATVGAFSSGVATLPFSYSPKFEGLYESIGYPFSINGRKLSTEEAIKVTLQYLDNPSELREAQRFALDKAKQNLDAFSTDLKTWLDHSVLAADSGR; encoded by the coding sequence ATGAATAAAAACGTTATCCGTATCGTTCTATGCGGTTTGAGCTTCAGTTCCCCTAATCTTGGATGCAGCGCTCTGGCATATGCTTTCCGTGAACTGCTACTGGAGATGTTTGAGGGTAGCGGAACACAACTCAAACTCGCCGTTCTATCGAATGTTGATTGTGCTGACTATGTTGCCGTCAAAAAAAGCTGGGTAACCGAAGAAGTAATCAGATACTCATTCAAAAATCTAGCCTCAATGAAACTAGCAAGACAAAAGATCGCGCACAGTGATGTGGTCATTGATTTCACGGAAGGAGACAGCTTCTCGGACATCTACGGGCTCAAGAGATTCGCTCTAACCTCATTCTTCAAGGTCGTGGCCATCAGAAAAACAGGATGCCTTGTCTTGGGTCCACAAACATACGGCCCATTCAACAGTGGGCTGGTCAAAAGGATCGCCCGATGGCTCATAGTATCGGCGGATAGAGTTTATGCGCGCGATAAGAAATCCGCAAGATTGGTCAAAGACATGACCGGCACGGACGTAATTACCACGACAGATGTGGCTTTTGCCCTGCCAAAAGATCAAATGCAGCTTAAGGACCATGGCCCGCGCTTCGGCCTAAATGTATCGGGATTGCTTTGGACTGGCGGATATACGGAGTCCAACCAATTCGGTCTGACGGTTAACTACCGTGAGTACATCAAGCAGATCATTCCCGAAATCACCAAGCGGGGCTATACCGTTCACCTCATCCCGCACGTGGTGGGCAGCCTGTATCCGGAGTGCGACTCCCCCATATGCAAAGAACTGTCAGAACAGTATGAGCATTGCATCCTAGCACCGGACTTCAAATCACCGATGCAGGCAAAAGGCTATATCTCCAACATGGACGTTTTTTCCGGTGCAAGAATGCATGCCACAGTCGGTGCATTCTCTTCCGGAGTGGCGACCCTGCCCTTCTCGTACAGTCCAAAATTCGAGGGGCTGTATGAGTCAATCGGATATCCTTTCTCAATCAATGGCAGAAAGCTGTCCACAGAAGAAGCCATCAAGGTGACGCTGCAATATCTCGACAACCCCTCGGAATTGCGCGAGGCACAACGTTTCGCTCTCGACAAGGCGAAACAGAATCTTGACGCGTTCTCCACCGACCTCAAAACCTGGCTGGATCACTCCGTATTAGCCGCCGACTCAGGGCGTTAG
- the cps2T gene encoding beta 1-4 rhamnosyltransferase Cps2T → MPSSADNGRYVETSDGVQHVFVVGSKGIPGNYGGYETFVDRLTEYHQSVPLLKYHVACKAKDSKTFEYHNADCFNVKVPDIGPAQAIYYDVAALQHCVNYIRANRIPHPIVYVLACRIGPFAAHFHRVIRKLGGKLYINPDGHEWMRAKWSAPVRRYWKISEQLMAKHCDLLICDSKNIEKYIHDEYGKYNPKTTFIAYGAETRKSSLADDDPKLLGWYTEKGLSPKGYYLVVGRFVPENNYETMIREFMQSGSERDFALITNVSDRFLEELKEKTRFDRDPRIKFVGTVYDQELLMKIRENAYAYFHGHEVGGTNPSLLEALGSTDLNLLLNVGFNREVAEDSALYWSKQLGDLAGLIDRADRMSAAEITELGRLSTQRIRNAYSWQHIADEYEQVFVNGMEE, encoded by the coding sequence ATGCCGAGCAGCGCCGATAACGGCCGCTATGTAGAGACATCAGACGGCGTTCAACATGTGTTCGTTGTGGGATCAAAGGGCATCCCGGGTAACTATGGAGGATACGAGACCTTTGTGGATCGGCTGACCGAATACCATCAAAGCGTCCCCCTGCTGAAGTATCACGTGGCCTGCAAGGCCAAGGACTCCAAGACCTTCGAATACCACAACGCCGACTGCTTCAACGTGAAGGTACCTGATATTGGCCCGGCGCAAGCCATCTATTATGACGTGGCCGCACTGCAGCATTGCGTCAACTACATCCGCGCGAATCGCATCCCGCATCCGATTGTTTATGTTCTCGCATGCCGCATCGGACCGTTCGCAGCCCACTTCCATCGCGTGATCCGCAAGCTCGGTGGCAAGCTGTACATCAACCCGGACGGCCACGAGTGGATGCGCGCCAAGTGGAGCGCACCGGTACGCAGGTATTGGAAGATCTCCGAACAACTCATGGCCAAGCACTGCGACCTGCTGATCTGTGACAGCAAGAACATCGAGAAGTACATCCACGACGAGTACGGCAAGTACAATCCGAAAACCACGTTCATCGCATACGGCGCCGAGACCCGCAAGAGCTCACTGGCGGACGATGACCCGAAACTGCTTGGCTGGTATACGGAGAAAGGCCTCAGCCCGAAGGGCTACTACCTGGTGGTCGGACGTTTCGTGCCGGAAAACAACTACGAGACCATGATCCGCGAGTTCATGCAAAGCGGGTCCGAGCGCGACTTCGCGCTCATCACCAATGTGAGCGACAGGTTCCTGGAGGAGCTCAAGGAGAAGACCCGTTTCGACCGGGATCCGCGCATCAAGTTCGTGGGCACCGTATACGACCAGGAACTCCTCATGAAGATCCGCGAGAACGCGTACGCATACTTCCACGGCCATGAGGTCGGCGGCACCAACCCGAGCCTGCTCGAGGCGCTCGGCTCCACGGACCTGAACCTGCTGTTGAACGTCGGCTTCAACCGCGAGGTTGCCGAGGATTCCGCCCTCTATTGGAGCAAGCAGCTGGGCGATCTGGCCGGGCTGATCGACCGCGCCGACCGCATGAGCGCTGCGGAGATCACCGAGCTGGGCAGACTCTCCACGCAACGCATCCGGAACGCCTACAGCTGGCAACACATCGCAGACGAATACGAACAGGTATTCGTCAATGGCATGGAGGAATAA